CTTGATGCGGTGCACTTCACGGCCGAGAAGCACGCGCTGGCTCTCGAGTTTCGCCCCGGCGACATTCAATTCGTCAATAATTTGAGTATTTTCCATGCCAGGGGAGGCTTCCGCGACTCTCTGGAAAAACAGTAGGTGTCCTGTTCTCactgaaaagaaaaacatgAACTCGTCCTGACTCTAGTATGCAGACGCCACCTTATCCGCCTGTGGTTGAGAGACGAGGAACTGCACTGGGACACGCCTGCTGCGCTGCAGAGCAGGTGGGACAGGGTGTATGGCAATGTGACTCCTGAGAAGCAAGTGTTTCCTCTGGAGCCGTCGATCCGGTCGGCTTCTTCTGGTGTAAAGGCCAAGCAGGACgcgctgccattgtcgtctgTGGCCGTTGCTATAAGTGCTTAAGTGTAGCCGTGTTTTGGTATACCATGTAATTATGCCGACATCTCATTCTGCTTATTGAAATGATCTAGCACTCTTGTGATGGAAGGTGGTAGTACCTGCggtcttttgttttcatGAACTGTCTGTGATGAATCATGACACCCTGACAAGTTGACCGGATCCTGTGAGCACGCGTAGACGTCTGCGTTCGTTATTGAACTTCACCAGGGAGACTGGCTACATGATAAACGTGCTCTAATCAAAGCAATCTACAAGATCTATGCACAATCCTATGGGCCGATTATCATCAATCACAAGCGGGTCTCGGTGTCGGATTGTAAACTGCACGGCGGGCTCACGCCTGATTTAGtccaaccagttgacactgACGTCGATATAACCGACGTGGCGGGTCTCTCATAAATTATCCCAAGTCAAGCCCAACCAACTAGTGCGCATGCTCATCACATGTATTTACACAAATTAATCTTGGTAAAAGTCTTTTAAAGTAGTTTCGCTCGAACCTGTATCTGCCCTTCTTGAAATTGCCGTGAAGCCTTGACTTCAGAATCCATATGTGCCTACACTCAGAGCCACTACATCATGTTACACGttataaccctaaccctttGACTGTACGGTCCCCAACCCCAAGTCTTGTACAGTCTCCCGAACAGCGTCCCAGGATTTATCCCCGTAGAGGGCGCCCCGGAGCCACGCCGACGTCACCTTCTGCACAACCCCCAATATCTCGGGGCTCCTTGCCGCACCCTCCTGCGTCTCAGCTACATCCCACCCACTGATACCACCAAAGGTGTGTTTGACCCCCGTCATGATGAACACGTCCTTTGGCCCGGGGCTGAAGGCATACGGGTCCATGTGCCACGTCTCGTCGCGCACGGTAAAGTGAGGACTCAAATCTCCATCTCCCGCCACCACCAATGCCCTTGTGCGCATGGTGCTGAAATCCGGCCCGTAAAACGGCAGACGCGCCTTTGCCCCCTCTGACAAGTCACCTCCGCCGTTCCCAGGCCCGCCAATGACGACGCCCGCTTTGATACGGGCGTCAAAGGCGTCGACCTTGGAGGCAGTTCGTGGATCGGTGTTGGTCGCGCCGAGGagcatcgacgccgtcatgCCCCCGAACGAGTGGCCAACCACGGCGACCTTATCCCTGTCCAGACGGCCTTTTAATTCCGGGACCGTGGCTTCTATCATGTCGAGCTGGTTGAGGATCTGCGACATGTCTTCAGTGCGGGAGGTCCAGTACAATTCGTCCCCCTGGGGAGGTTTTTCCAAGCTCAGCGATCGGGAACTGAGGTGCGTGGGCTGCAAGACCACGAACCCATCGGCAGCGTAGTATTCGGCCAGAGGGCCGTACCCGTGTAGCGACGAAAGCCAGTTGCTGGGGCCGTGTCCATGGGAAAGCAGGATGATTGGGAGATTGAGCCCCGTGGCGGGACTTGTTACCCGGAGCTTTAGATCAATGGGTCGATGCGGCGACGGGAGCGAAACTGGGCTGTAAATCCGTATGGGACATGGTGTCGTACTGGCTTGGAGCTTGGAGGCCCTACCGCCGAGTGCGTGGGTGAATATGCCTTTTGACATGGCAGCTTTGACCGAGGGCAGTAGAACAATTGTGTTTGTGAAATCGTTTGACTGAAACGCTCGTGGCCGGGCATGGCTGGTATTTAAATGTCAAGTAGGTATGAAACTGAGCATATTGGGTGACATGTGACTGGGCTCAGTGCGCGCCATGTGCAGACCTGGGCACGTCGAAGCAGTTTGGTATCCCTGCCCGGTGCGAATGTTGGGTTTCTCGGGGTTTACGGATATAGTACTCCACAGGCTGGCAGGACTAAACTGTACGTGATGGCTTGAGATCCATTGCGATTACGCACATTCAGCTGGGTGTTGAGTTGATTGGATTCGTTTAAACCAAAGTCAAAAATATTAGGCGTGGTTGGTGGCATGAGGGTATTAGTTATCAATGATTGGATTTGAACATTACAACTCTGGTCAAGCCTGTTTGCAAATAAGGTGCTGGCAACCAGTTGTCGCCGGCATGTTGTATTCCTCCAACGGAATAGTCGCACCTACGCGTACTGCGCAGTTTCCCTGTCACTCCATTCCCAAAGTCGTCTAGGTATAGACTTCTCATTGGTTTCAGACTCCTCGATTGCCTCTCGCAAATCGTTTCGTAGAATGTCGTTGCCCCGTCTACCCCACGGAATCACAAACATGCCACCATCCTCCATCTTGATATCAGGGCTCCAACCGGCATATAGTTCTGTGTATGCACCGAGACGAGATGGGTGGCTAACTATCTTGGCGGTCAATAATTCGACAGGCCCAAGATGGCGGCACAGCTCGGTCGCAAGGTTCCCTGGGTTGAAGGCGAGGCTCAAAATACCATCCGCTTCATGTCGCCTACTGAACTCGGCGGCGTAGAAGTTATTGGCGGCTTTGGATTGGCCATAATTCGTGGACTGCGATGAAGAAGTCTGTGGTGCATCGTCCTCACCAAGcttgacgccgccggccggTGACAGCAGATTGGCGGTGATGGAGCTGGCCCAGATGACGCGCACTGAGCCTGGTGGGCTGGCGAGAGCCGTCTCTTTCAAGATGGGAACGAGACCCTTGGTGAAGAGAAATGGCCCTAAGCAGTTGGTAGCCAGTTGAAGCTCATGGCCTTGCGTCCCCTTGGCATCCTTGGAGCACATCATGACTCCAGCGTTGTTGACCAGTACGTCGAGTCGCTTCTCTCGTGCAGAGAATTCCTCCAAGGCTGGCTTGATAGTGGTCAAGTCAGAGAGATCTAGCGATAAGAATTCAAGTCTGCCCCTGGAGTCTGGGTTTTGCGCCTTGATTTCTTCAATGGCAGTCGTTGCCTTTTCCTCATTTCTTCCAGCAATATAAATGACGGCATTATGCTGATAGAGAATAGTGCTCAGCTCCTTCCCAATGCCAGCATACCCTCCCGTTACTATATGTACTTTGCCACTTTGGTCAGGCAGGTTATCTTCTGTAAGAACTGGCTTTGGGATGAAGAACGACTGGGCAAAGGCACCCCAGAATAGttgggccatggctgtgCGCGAGTGGTCCGGGATGATGAGGACTTGATATGGCCGTTGAGAAAGATTTGCTTTGGCCACAATGCAAAACGGTGACCTGAAGATGGATGTAGAATTGGACGGATGAAGTTGTTGAGATAGGATGCCAGCTGCCCACGGGCAGTCTGAAGAATGGCAGTCGCGCTGTTGCTGGGACTATACAGTACATACAGTCTGGTCGCACTAGATCTCAAAGTGTGGTGAGACACAAACATGGCGCTGGGACTATTGGACGGGATGGTGAACTGATGACCACAGGCCTGGGAGTCTGGGACTATagcaagcacttgaggaTTTCACATCAATGCTGCCAATGGCTTTCTTGGTCCGTGCAATGGTGTTACTGCGTGAAATCGGACATctcgatcaattgatggcaaatcacaaaaaaaaagcactGACCATCAAGGTTACACAGCGCATTTTGCTGCCTGTGCGGGTCCCGTGGCAAGGGCTCTGGGTCAGTTCTTTCCTATTGTAGGCATAACAATAGGCATCACAATGATCTGGTCTCAGACAATGCGTAAAAGTACCTCGGTagctacatgtatgtacacgcATTACTTGGTCATGTCAAGTCTTCAACCTGCCGTCACTCTGGGGCTCGCTCACCTGGCAGTTCTCTGCTCCTCCTCACAAGGCAgctcctccatcatcaattCTCTACTCCATCTTCCGTACAATCTACGAAACACACCCTGACTTCGTGCGACGAAGTACGTACAAGGTCAGCATTGACCGGGCCGTGCCAGGTCGCTTTCCCCTGTCCCGTCCACACAGACCAGAGTGCGCCGCTTGATCTCTAAAGTGGGCGTGAACAGACTCGCTTCGAGTTGCCAGGCTGTACTGAGTGGCTCTTGGCGATTCGGCTGTAACACGCCACTTAAGCCCGGGTGATAGTGTCTCACTGTCTATGCGGAGCAGTCTCGATCGGCAGTTGCCTCAACGAAACATCACACAGTCCACGCGAGGCATGGCATTCTTGCCCCTTCAGCTCGAGGAGCGGCTGAGCAAACAAGCAAGGTCAGCTGGCAGTGTTTTATTACGCATTACAGTCCTGATACTAATATCACCCCTAGCTCTGGCGAATCCCAGCACTTATACTCGAAAGTCTCAAATACCGTAGCACTTGTCTCAACACTGCTTTACTTT
The DNA window shown above is from Metarhizium brunneum chromosome 1, complete sequence and carries:
- the fc-sdr_0 gene encoding Short-chain dehydrogenase/reductase — protein: MAQLFWGAFAQSFFIPKPVLTEDNLPDQSGKVHIVTGGYAGIGKELSTILYQHNAVIYIAGRNEEKATTAIEEIKAQNPDSRGRLEFLSLDLSDLTTIKPALEEFSAREKRLDVLVNNAGVMMCSKDAKGTQGHELQLATNCLGPFLFTKGLVPILKETALASPPGSVRVIWASSITANLLSPAGGVKLGEDDAPQTSSSQSTNYGQSKAANNFYAAEFSRRHEADGILSLAFNPGNLATELCRHLGPVELLTAKIVSHPSRLGAYTELYAGWSPDIKMEDGGMFVIPWGRRGNDILRNDLREAIEESETNEKSIPRRLWEWSDRETAQYA